A window of Formosa sp. Hel1_31_208 contains these coding sequences:
- the rocD gene encoding ornithine--oxo-acid transaminase, giving the protein MAVLDHISSQEAMALENKYGAQNYHPLPVVLTKGEGVFVWDVEGNKYYDFLSAYSSLNQGHCHPKIVNAMTEQAQRLSLTSRAFYNDMLGKYEKYATQYFKFDKMLPMNSGAEAVETALKLCRKWAYEVKGVDLNKAEIVVCNNNFHGRTTTIISFSNDPVARKHFGPYTEGFIKVEYDNLEALEAVLSTNPNVAGFMVEPIQGEAGVFVPGENYLREAKALCEKYNVLFIADEVQTGIARTGRLLASCGNCSCPNKDCSGTPDVKPDILVLGKALSGGMYPVSAVMANNDIMNVIQPGNHGSTFGGNPIAAAVAIAALEVVKDESLAENADQMGELFRSEMNRYIENSNIVNLVRGKGLLNAIVINDDEDSDKAWNICLALRDNGLLAKPTHGNIIRFAPPLVMTREQLLDCVSIITKTLKDFE; this is encoded by the coding sequence ATGGCTGTTTTAGACCACATTTCATCGCAAGAAGCGATGGCATTAGAAAACAAGTATGGAGCGCAAAATTATCACCCATTACCAGTTGTGCTGACAAAAGGTGAAGGTGTTTTTGTATGGGATGTAGAAGGCAATAAGTATTACGATTTTTTATCGGCTTATTCGTCATTAAATCAAGGGCATTGTCATCCCAAGATTGTTAATGCAATGACAGAACAAGCTCAGCGCCTGTCTTTAACATCCAGAGCATTTTATAATGATATGCTAGGGAAGTACGAGAAATATGCAACCCAATATTTCAAATTCGATAAAATGCTACCCATGAATTCTGGGGCGGAAGCTGTTGAAACGGCTTTGAAACTTTGTCGAAAATGGGCCTATGAAGTTAAAGGGGTTGACTTAAATAAAGCCGAGATTGTTGTTTGTAACAATAATTTTCATGGAAGAACAACTACAATTATTTCATTCTCTAATGATCCTGTAGCAAGAAAACATTTTGGTCCTTATACAGAAGGTTTTATTAAAGTGGAATATGATAATCTTGAAGCTCTAGAAGCTGTTTTAAGTACAAATCCAAATGTTGCAGGATTTATGGTTGAACCAATTCAAGGTGAGGCTGGTGTATTTGTGCCTGGTGAAAACTACTTGAGAGAAGCGAAGGCCCTATGTGAGAAATATAATGTGTTATTTATAGCAGACGAAGTACAAACAGGAATAGCACGTACAGGACGTTTATTAGCTAGCTGTGGAAACTGTAGTTGTCCAAACAAAGATTGTTCGGGCACTCCAGATGTAAAACCAGATATCTTGGTATTAGGTAAAGCATTGAGTGGTGGTATGTATCCAGTATCGGCAGTCATGGCAAATAATGACATAATGAATGTGATTCAACCTGGTAACCACGGTAGCACCTTTGGAGGGAATCCTATCGCTGCTGCTGTAGCTATTGCTGCTTTAGAAGTTGTTAAAGATGAAAGTTTGGCAGAAAATGCAGATCAAATGGGTGAGCTATTTCGAAGTGAAATGAATCGCTATATTGAAAACAGCAACATTGTAAATTTAGTAAGAGGAAAAGGACTTTTGAATGCGATAGTCATCAATGATGACGAGGATAGTGATAAAGCTTGGAACATTTGCCTTGCACTTCGTGATAATGGCTTATTGGCAAAACCAACGCATGGAAATATTATCCGTTTTGCACCACCATTAGTGATGACGAGAGAGCAATTATTGGATTGTGTATCTATTATCACTAAGACCCTAAAAGATTTTGAATAA
- a CDS encoding CCC motif membrane protein, which translates to MEKQKLPNATISIVLAILSFIACCCTSGIGGLILSGIALFLVKKDEKTYAEEPELYDNFNQVKTAKIIAIIGLVLSVIIFAIWLYLMATGQYDEIMDNYMKMVEEMQQQNQ; encoded by the coding sequence ATGGAAAAGCAAAAATTACCTAATGCCACAATCAGTATCGTACTCGCTATCTTATCATTCATTGCTTGCTGTTGCACAAGCGGAATTGGTGGATTAATTTTATCAGGAATCGCATTATTTCTGGTTAAAAAAGACGAAAAAACCTATGCCGAAGAACCAGAGCTTTATGACAACTTCAATCAAGTGAAAACTGCAAAAATAATTGCAATCATTGGCTTGGTATTAAGTGTGATCATTTTCGCTATATGGTTGTATCTCATGGCAACTGGTCAATATGATGAAATCATGGATAATTACATGAAGATGGTTGAAGAAATGCAACAACAGAATCAATAA
- a CDS encoding DUF2752 domain-containing protein — protein sequence MYFTMMSPEDYMFTCLNKKLFGFECFGCGGQRALVHLFHGEFIEAFKMYPAIYPLIMLFGYISLNIFFKFKNGSKIISILAITSIVFILTNYIIKLIS from the coding sequence ATGTACTTTACTATGATGTCTCCAGAAGATTATATGTTCACATGTTTAAATAAAAAGCTATTTGGTTTCGAATGCTTTGGTTGTGGCGGACAACGTGCATTAGTACATTTATTCCATGGAGAATTCATAGAAGCTTTTAAGATGTATCCGGCAATTTACCCATTGATAATGCTGTTTGGATATATCAGTTTAAATATTTTCTTTAAATTTAAAAATGGAAGTAAAATCATTAGTATATTGGCAATCACATCCATAGTTTTCATATTAACTAATTATATCATTAAACTAATCTCTTAA